The genomic segment cgttaattaacaaaaattaaataacaaacttaattaaaaatatcaacacGTGTCTCACCTAAGGAATGTATAAAACCATGTTTTTCTTGTAACAATGGTACAATTATTAACATTAACAGTGTCTATTTCATTCTATTGGATCAATGCATGTTTGTTCTATACGGATTTCAACGGATTTCAGTTTAAAACATATCACAATAAAATAGATTTGGCGAATAGTAAAAATAtaggtttattttattgtatcaTTGTATTTTTATCCTTATTCCGTAGGAATTAAGATGCTAATGTATCTTTTGTTCTGAGCTTAATAtcatcttaaaatttatatttatatttaaatattttagatatattcgtatttttttattaatgattgaTCTTTCTTAAaaagtgttaaaatattttttttctcttgattatTCAGAAGTTTCAAacttgaatttttattaatgacTGTGAGCCTGATTTTACTCATACTAATAAACTGTTagttttaatatgtagtttaaATTTAGTAAAAGAACTTGTATTTTAGGTATAATGCTTTAATTCATCTTCGATTAATGGAagattatttagttttttaagacttgtttaattgtaaaaatgtgtTTGAGAAAAGTGAATAGATGAATTTAAttggatttaaaattaaaatttttgtatcttttttaAGAGATTTGGAATTAAATTTAGAGatgaaatttgtaaaatttatgaaagattttataaatgtgattaaataaataaaatattttaatagagtataatataatattattttttaataataataataataataattattattattattattatttattattattattattattactattactatttattgctattaaatatttagatattattgattattatggaaaaaagtattgtttttttatattaataataataattgtaaaagATATgctttatatttctaaaaaactattatatatttttgaaggattaaatataattttggtttttatttttgtttacgTTGTTTAATTTGGTcttcattattttaatgttcaataaaattatagtttttttttaattttagtcaatttgatttttttttaactgagTTTAAATTGTTGACAAAAAATTAATTGTGAATGTCACATGTCAAGTAAATCAACATTGTATTATATGAAAAGTTTCTATGAGTATAATGTGTCAAGTCAATATGAATGTTGCATGTCATTGTCTTTTAGTTCAATCtcaattttaattgattttgtttaattcaatctcaattttaaattttagaaggaaagataaaatataaatctaattattatattttaataatatagttaaagtttgtttaaaaataatgaaagaaatatttaacaaaaatttaaactttaataaaaattaaatttgattttaatgtaAAGAGAgtcaaaattagaattaaatcgaaaaattaacaaaaattaaaaataaattgaaaaaagtaataaaaattgtaaCTGAATTGAATATAGAATAATAACACGAACTTACGTGGTACTATCACTTTGATAATATTGactttgaataattttttaaaaataaataaaaataaaaataaaaaattacaaaatgataaataacgtgtttatcttttaaacattgttaaaaaaaaatcaaaattgagGAAAATAGggttcttattaaaaaaaagaaaaattatatttaagtcattcttaaatgtaattaatgGTAAATGTGTTGTAAGAAATAGAGGTAAATTGTAGTCCAAGAATCTCTTAGAACAGTAAGTGGTTGAAGAAAAAGTAAAGGCGGGATAAAAAAACAGTGTTACACATTATAGTGGTACTTTTGTCAAATAATGTCACTCACAAATCTCTATTAATTAACACGTGAGATGGGATGAAAGGACGGATCTTCTTGCATTTCCGCACTCTCCATCGTCTTCAATTTACTACAAAAGAACACAAAAGTAGAGAGTGAATCACTTCAAAAGAACACACCCTTTGATTATTAAGAGATGCCGGCTTTTATTGATGTTTTAACGTTTTTGATTTTATAAGGAATAACCCACTTTTGGCTGAAGTATTTTCCATTGTGATTAGTATTCTcagaggattttttttttggttctgTTTGACAGCACACAGAATGTTAAAAACTGTATATTTCCTATTACAATGCTCTAGTCATTTACAAAACTGCATCACATCACCTCTTATTCTCCCCTGCAGTTGATGAATTATTCCCTTCTAAAGAATGAGAAACACCAAAAgatgtaatataataataaaataaaagcattatTGTTCTCATAAATTCTGACACAGCAACGGCTTGTAAATGTTATTATGTAAGGGcttcataaaaagaaaacactcaGCATGAAAATATCCTATAATACAAAGACGATCTCACACCCTCTATAAATCAAATGAAATCTCGACCGAAAGGTTTTCCTTACCTCTATGGCCATGTTTAGCGGAAGGAGTTTATATTGTTGACAACCATGACACAAAGTCGGTCTCTTAAGTCATTAAGAGACTTGACGTAAGTTTCtctccattttttatttaagagaaTGACACAGAAAACTCCCAAAAAGCCTGCCACAAATCCAGATTTTAGTCCAATATGAAACCATGGAAAAAATTCAGATTCATCTCCATCTTCATTTATTGGCTTTCTGTCTTTAAATTTATCATCTGACAACTTGAAGCATACTTTTGTAAGTGGAGGTCCACAAAGATCAGAATTGCCTGTGTAGCTGAGTTCACCAAATCCCTGAAGTTGTGTGCCTGATGGTATATTGCCTGTGAGATTGTTGAATGACAGGTTTAAATAACTGAGAAAGGACAATTTGGACAGGGCCTGGGGAATTTCACCCGAAAACTGATTCACAGAAAAATCAAGGGATTCCAAATTTTTCATGTTGCCAATTTCGTTAGGTATTTTTCCTGTTAATTTATTGTGCGACAAGTTCAGGGAACTCAATCCGAAGAGGCTAAACATTTGGACAGGAATTGTTCCAGATAAATTGTTACTTGACATATCAATTAAGTTCATAAATTTCAGGTTACTGTCATATTCTAATACCAGGCCTTTTACAACCAGCTCAAGACTTTCTTCAAAGAAGTACAAACTTCTATTTGAGAAATTGTATTGTAGGGTTGTTGAATACTCCCTGTGGGAAGCATTGTTGACAACTAAGGCTGTGATATTACATAGGCAGGTGGGTATGTATCCTGAGATTGTGTTATCTGCAATATCCAAAATAAAGAGGGAAGACATTTGGCATATTTGTTCTGGGATGTTACCGCTAAAATGATTGGATCTTAATTGGAGAGCCTTTGCAGAATGCGGTATCCAATTTAGTATATTTCCTGTGAAGTTATTTTCACGAACATTGAAGATCAGTATTTGGCAATTTTGTAGCGATGGAGGAATCTCTCCGTAGAGCTTATTCTCATGCAGATGTAGCGAGGCAAGATTAGATAACACACCCATTGATATGGGTATTTTGCCTGTTAAATTATTGCTTCCCAAATTAACATGAATCAATGATTTCCAGTTCTCCCAGCAACTTGTAAGACCTCCAGATAAATGATTCAGAGATATATCCAAGTACACCAAATTGCTTTTCCCATTCAGCAACTTATGATCACACAAGAGAGGAGAGATACTTCCTGATAATGAGTTGTTTGATAACCCGACAAGAGCTACATTCGAGGATAATCGAGGCAGGGAACCTTTCAAACCATTTGATGACAAACGTACCACTGTAGAGTTCAACAATATGTTTGATAGGTTCCCATCTATCGAATTATATTCTAAAGAAAGTTCGGACACCCTTGATACAAAATTCCAAAATTTGTCTGGGGCCTGAAACGATGatccataaatatataaacGTTCAATAGATCTTTGAGTATATAACCATGCAGGGAGGTGAGGACCTGAAAATGAGAGCCCTAGGTTCTCAAGTTGAAAAGGTGGAATCCAGTGGGAGTCAAAATCAAAGATTAATGATGGTGAAGAGATTATATTCAAATACTTTAATTTTGACATTTTGGCAAAATTTCTCTCTGACACAACTCCTGTGAATTGATTGTAGCCAACGGACAAGGAAGTTAAGGATGATAGATTTCCCAAACTTTTGGGAATAAATCCAGAAAACATGTTACTGTCGACAAAAAGATATTGTAGATGGTCAAGTTCACCTATCCAATCTGGTATTGATCCATTGAGGTCATTGTTTTCCAAATCCAGGTCTTCCAAATGTTGAAGATTTAACAATGCCTTAGGAAGTTGTCCTGTTAAAGAGCATGAACTAAGAGAAATACCAGAGAGACCACAACTAAGGTTAAATAACCATTTAGGCAACTCTGAGTGAAATTTATTTCCTGATAGATAAAGAATTTTTAGTGCAGTAAAATTAGCATGTTGAAGAGATGGACTCAAATCTTTAAGTTGGCAATAACTCATGCGGAGCACTGAAAGCGATGGTAGCATAGTGACTATTTGAAGCCAGTTAGTTTCCATGTGAAGATCAACGCCACTGATGTCAATATATTCCAAAGAGGACATgcgaaaaagaaattgaagacTATTTATAACAAGATTCTCGTTAAAGGACAGATCAAGATAACGAAGAGTTGATGAGTTGAGATATTGCGGAGGACGGATAGATACAGATAGGTTATAATAA from the Vigna angularis cultivar LongXiaoDou No.4 chromosome 3, ASM1680809v1, whole genome shotgun sequence genome contains:
- the LOC128195748 gene encoding receptor-like protein EIX2, with the protein product MNLIDMSSNNLSGTIPVQMFSLFGLSSLNLSHNKLTGKIPNEIGNMKNLESLDFSVNQFSGEIPQALSKLSFLSYLNLSFNNLTGNIPSGTQLQGFGELSYTGNSDLCGPPLTKVCFKLSDDKFKDRKPINEDGDESEFFPWFHIGLKSGFVAGFLGVFCVILLNKKWRETYVKSLNDLRDRLCVMVVNNINSFR
- the LOC108324730 gene encoding receptor-like protein kinase 5, with the translated sequence MDTSSSPYAFIFACLLCTMMFDAGTCNFNNRCSKKDTQTLLNFKKGVMDPSGVLSSWSTQQDCCEWRGVKCDRINSRITRLSLPCFTSIPNYIDKRDKSHCLTGTFSLSLLMELEFLNYLDLRNNDFLAIQFDSVHNKNYYNLSVSIRPPQYLNSSTLRYLDLSFNENLVINSLQFLFRMSSLEYIDISGVDLHMETNWLQIVTMLPSLSVLRMSYCQLKDLSPSLQHANFTALKILYLSGNKFHSELPKWLFNLSCGLSGISLSSCSLTGQLPKALLNLQHLEDLDLENNDLNGSIPDWIGELDHLQYLFVDSNMFSGFIPKSLGNLSSLTSLSVGYNQFTGVVSERNFAKMSKLKYLNIISSPSLIFDFDSHWIPPFQLENLGLSFSGPHLPAWLYTQRSIERLYIYGSSFQAPDKFWNFVSRVSELSLEYNSIDGNLSNILLNSTVVRLSSNGLKGSLPRLSSNVALVGLSNNSLSGSISPLLCDHKLLNGKSNLVYLDISLNHLSGGLTSCWENWKSLIHVNLGSNNLTGKIPISMGVLSNLASLHLHENKLYGEIPPSLQNCQILIFNITQSQDTYPPAYVISQP